A single Panthera tigris isolate Pti1 chromosome A3, P.tigris_Pti1_mat1.1, whole genome shotgun sequence DNA region contains:
- the ADRA2B gene encoding alpha-2B adrenergic receptor — MDHQEPYSVQATAAIAAVITFLILFTIFGNALVILAVLTSRSLRAPQNLFLVSLAAADILVATLIIPFSLANELLGYWYFRRTWCEVYLALDVLFCTSSIVHLCAISLDRYWAVSRALEYNSKRTPRRIKCIILTVWLIAAVISLPPLIYKGDQGPQPRGRPQCKLNQEAWYILASSIGSFFAPCLIMILVYLRIYLIAKRSHRRGPRAKGRPREGESKQPRPVPTGTSTKMPTLASLAASGEANGHSKPTGEKEKEEGETPEDPATPALPPSWSALPNSGQGRKEGVCGASPEEEAEEEEEECEPQALPASPASACSPPLQQPQGSRVLATLRGQVLLGRGVGTSSGQWWRRRAQLTREKRFTFVLAVVIGVFVLCWFPFFFSYSLGAICPQHCKVPHGLFQFFFWIGYCNSSLNPVIYTIFNQDFRRAFRRILCRQWTQTAW, encoded by the coding sequence ATGGACCACCAGGAGCCCTACTCGGTGCAGGCCACCGCGGCCATCGCGGCGGTCATCACGTTCCTCATCCTTTTCACCATCTTTGGCAACGCGCTGGTCATCTTGGCTGTGTTGACGAGTCGCTCGCTGCGCGCCCCGCAGAACCTGTTCCTAGTGTCGCTGGCCGCCGCCGACATCCTGGTGGCCACGCTCATCATCCCTTTCTCGCTGGCCAACGAGCTGCTGGGCTACTGGTACTTCCGGCGCACGTGGTGTGAGGTGTACTTGGCGCTCGACGTGCTCTTCTGTACCTCGTCCATCGTGCACCTGTGCGCCATCAGCCTGGACAGGTACTGGGCCGTGAGTCGGGCGCTGGAGTACAACTCCAAGCGCACCCCACGCCGCATCAAGTGCATCATCCTCACCGTGTGGCTCATCGCAGCTGTCATCTCCCTGCCGCCGCTTATCTACAAGGGCGACCAGGGGCCCCAGCCTCGTGGGCGCCCGCAGTGCAAACTTAACCAAGAGGCCTGGTACATCCTGGCCTCTAGCATCGGATCTTTCTTCGCACCCTGCCTCATCATGATCCTGGTCTACCTGCGCATCTACCTGATCGCCAAGCGCAGCCACCGCAGAGGTCCCAGGGCCAAGGGCCGCCCTAGGGAGGGTGAGTCTAAGCAGCCCCGCCCCGTCCCTACTGGAACTTCAACCAAAATGCCAACCCTGGCCTCTCTGGCTGCTTCTGGAGAGGCCAATGGTCACTCCAAGCCcactggggagaaggagaaggaggagggggagacccCTGAAGATCCTGCGACCCCTGCCCTGCCACCCAGCTGGTCGGCCCTTCCCAACTCAGGCCAGGGTCGGAAGGAAGGCGTTTGTGGGGCATCTCCAGAGGAAGaagctgaggaggaggaggaagagtgtgAGCCTCAGGCCTTGCCAGCATCTCCTGCCTCCGCCTGTAGCCCACCCCTGCAGCAGCCACAGGGGTCCCGGGTGCTGGCAACTCTACGTGGCCAGGTGCTCCTGGGCAGGGGCGTGGGCACCTCGAGCGGGCAGTGGTGGCGGCGGCGGGCGCAGCTGACTCGGGAGAAGCGGTTCACCTTTGTGCTGGCCGTGGTCATCGGCGTTTTTGTGCTCTGCTGGTTCCCCTTCTTCTTCAGCTACAGCCTGGGTGCCATCTGCCCACAGCACTGCAAGGTGCCCCATGGCCTCTTCCAGTTCTTCTTCTGGATCGGCTACTGCAACAGCTCTCTGAACCCCGTTATCTATACTATCTTTAACCAGGACTTTCGCCGTGCCTTCCGGAGGATCCTCTGCCGCCAGTGGACCCAGACGGCATGGTGA